A stretch of Streptococcus sp. oral taxon 061 DNA encodes these proteins:
- a CDS encoding universal stress protein produces MTQRYENIMVAVDGSKEADLAFIKGVQSAVRNQAKLTIAHVIDTRALQSISTFDAEVYEELQVEAQDLMAEYEKRARDAGLTDVQVVIEMGNPKTLLAKTIPDQEHVDLILVGATGLNAFERLLVGSSSEYILRHTSVDLLVVRDKDKTL; encoded by the coding sequence ATGACACAACGTTACGAAAACATCATGGTAGCAGTCGACGGTTCTAAAGAAGCTGATTTGGCTTTTATCAAAGGAGTTCAATCAGCAGTGCGTAACCAGGCTAAACTAACCATCGCCCATGTCATTGACACTCGTGCTCTTCAAAGCATTTCAACATTTGATGCAGAAGTTTACGAAGAGTTACAAGTTGAGGCCCAAGACTTGATGGCAGAATATGAAAAGCGTGCAAGAGACGCTGGTCTTACAGATGTTCAAGTTGTCATCGAAATGGGAAATCCTAAAACACTTTTGGCTAAAACAATCCCGGACCAAGAACATGTTGATTTGATTTTAGTTGGTGCAACAGGGCTTAACGCCTTCGAACGTTTGCTTGTTGGATCTTCATCAGAATATATCCTACGCCATACAAGCGTTGACCTTCTCGTCGTTCGAGACAAGGATAAAACTTTATAA
- a CDS encoding metallophosphoesterase: protein MTKIAVLSDIHGNTGALEAVLADAGKAGVEEYWLLGDILMPGTGRKNILHQLEGLPITVRVLGNWEESLWRAAHRKLDTSRPSHRYLLRQCQYIMEEISLDEIEALQAFPMHSHRQFGNLKVGISHHLPDKNWGRELIHLGKQEDFDRLVTNPDCDIAIYGHIHQQFLRYGSGGQLILNPGSIGQPFFLSANLRKDLRAQYMILEFDDKGLKDVDFRRVDYDVEAELQLARELQLPYYKIYYESLVNGIHHTHNQELLHEIAQNEGHDAELDDWLSRNS, encoded by the coding sequence ATGACAAAAATTGCGGTACTTTCAGATATTCATGGCAACACAGGAGCACTGGAAGCAGTTCTCGCAGATGCGGGAAAGGCAGGAGTAGAAGAATATTGGCTCTTGGGGGATATTCTCATGCCAGGGACAGGACGAAAAAACATTCTTCACCAATTGGAAGGCTTGCCAATAACGGTTCGAGTTTTGGGGAATTGGGAAGAGAGTTTGTGGCGAGCTGCTCATCGAAAATTAGATACAAGTAGGCCCAGTCATCGCTATCTCTTGCGTCAATGCCAGTATATCATGGAAGAAATTAGTCTAGATGAAATTGAAGCTCTACAGGCATTTCCTATGCACAGCCACCGCCAGTTTGGAAATCTGAAGGTAGGGATAAGCCATCATTTACCAGATAAAAATTGGGGAAGAGAACTGATCCATCTTGGCAAGCAGGAGGATTTTGATCGTTTGGTGACTAATCCTGACTGTGATATTGCCATCTATGGGCATATCCACCAGCAATTTCTACGTTATGGAAGTGGTGGGCAACTTATTTTGAATCCAGGTTCGATTGGACAACCATTCTTTTTATCAGCAAATCTACGTAAGGACTTGCGTGCTCAATATATGATTTTAGAATTTGATGACAAAGGATTGAAGGATGTAGATTTTCGTCGTGTTGATTATGATGTTGAGGCAGAATTGCAGTTGGCTAGAGAGTTACAGTTGCCCTACTATAAAATTTACTATGAAAGCTTAGTCAATGGAATTCACCACACTCATAATCAAGAATTACTCCATGAAATTGCTCAAAATGAAGGACATGATGCAGAATTGGATGATTGGCTTAGTCGTAACTCTTGA